A window of Hordeum vulgare subsp. vulgare chromosome 5H, MorexV3_pseudomolecules_assembly, whole genome shotgun sequence genomic DNA:
AGAACTTCGAGTAGTAGGTTGGCGGGCAGTTGTGCTCGAACTGGCCCCGGCAGCAGTAGGTGTCGCCGCCAAACTTGCCGCACGCGCTTGCGCACCCTCCGGGCACCTGCAGCTCCGGCAGACACTCATGGGTGATGTCCACGGCGCAGGTAACCGCGCGGCACGGCGCGCCGCCGACGGGCTGGAAGCTCATGGGCACATtgaacccgtctatgacggacagGTCGAAAAAGTCCCGGTTCCCGCCCTGGCCGAGCGTGTACTCGGCCAGCGTGGCTGGCTGCTCGCCGGACACGCGGCAGACCAGAGCGCCCGCGCAGTCGCCGGTGATGCACCGGCCACGGCCGCTGCGGTCGAAGGTGCACCCCGTGCGCGGCCACACCCTGGCGCCCGCCGTGCCCGCGGGCATGTTGAGCTGCCACGACTGGCCCGGGTCGAGACGCGCGCCGCCGCCTGGGAGCGCGCCTGGCCATATCGTATAGGAGCACCGGTTCACCACGGTTATGGTGGTCGCATCGGTGGCAGCGGCAGCGGCCGCGATCACGAGAGCGATGAGGTGGACGACGCCGGAGAACGCCATGGCTTGTGCCGTTCTTGTTTGTGAATATGGTGGTTTGGTGCTCTGGCAGTGGAGGCCATTATATTGCCCGGTTTGGTAGCATGTCCAAATCCAAACCAGCTAGCCTATACATTTTCCACGGCGGCGTTTGCTGTgtgcaatttatttattttcggAGAAATGCATCATGCAATTAATAGAGCAGTTGTTGCGGGTCCAAATCCAGAACAGTACGATTATATCTAAGTGCAGCTAGAAGGCCAGAATCAGTGAatcactacaacaacaaaaaatcatTATTTCTGACCGGGTCTAATCTCTCCTTGTTAGCATCCACTTGAACCTCTTGGATGTGCTCAAAAAAGAAACTAAACGtcttggaaacaatattttgttTTTCAACGGCAGTATCAAACAAACAGAAATCATATAGCTAGTATCATTTAAATGAGGATGCAGTTTAGATCATATGTGTACATTTAGGGGCATGAACTGAGGATGCATTTTAGATCATATGAATGGTATCTTTATTGTAATGCTTATGTATCATACGCTCTCGTATATTTGTAATAAATATCTTCATATTTTGaatttatgtatgtgttgtgcttcaaattttatattattttaattctgccaaataataataatatgattaACTATTTGCGCAATTACATTGAATTTATTAAATAAAATTTTATTTCATAAACCGGGTATCAAATTTTATGATTAATAGAAAAACAAATACATTAATTATGTTACTCTATTGATATATTAGTGTTACCGACGGTGTTACTATATTTACAAATATGGTTATTAAAGTAGTTGATTAACTATGAATTATTGTGTTATAATATTCGG
This region includes:
- the LOC123398518 gene encoding alpha-amylase/trypsin inhibitor-like — translated: MAFSGVVHLIALVIAAAAAATDATTITVVNRCSYTIWPGALPGGGARLDPGQSWQLNMPAGTAGARVWPRTGCTFDRSGRGRCITGDCAGALVCRVSGEQPATLAEYTLGQGGNRDFFDLSVIDGFNVPMSFQPVGGAPCRAVTCAVDITHECLPELQVPGGCASACGKFGGDTYCCRGQFEHNCPPTYYSKFFKGKCPDAYSYAKDDQTSTFTCPAGTNYQIVLCPARNDLHMDQ